Proteins encoded together in one Streptomyces umbrinus window:
- the glgX gene encoding glycogen debranching protein GlgX, which produces MSSAAEQEAVQEGRAPGAGLPAQPAPVLNGSPRVAPAVPVWPGAPTPLGARFRTGPDGVSGTNFALWAGGAESVELCLFGDAGDSEGSGGEGTEIRVPLTELTHEIWHGFVPGVRPGQRYGFRVHGRWDPWTGARWNPAKLLLDPYARAVDGDFTLPPEVYGHVRDWPQQQVADTVRDDRDSAPYVPKGVVVHDDAPDDEWTDDRRPKTPWADSVIYELHVRGFTKLHPDIPEELRGTYAGLAHPAAIEHLTRLGVTAVELLPVHQFAHEDHLLRRGMKNYWGYNSIGYFAPHAGYAASGTTGQQVGEFKSMVRALHAAGIEVILDVVYNHTAEAGELGPTLSLRGIDNRGYYRLQSDARRYTDYTGCGNTLHVVQPHVLRLITDSLRYWVTEMGVDGFRFDLAAALARSMHDVDMLSPFLAVIAQDPVLRRVKLIAEPWDVGSGGYQVGAFPPLWTEWNDRYRNAVRDFWRGALPDVRDLGYRLSGSSDLYAWGGRRPYASVNFVTAHDGFTLRDLVSYERKHNEANGEGNRDGTDDNRAWNCGTEGETEDARVRGLRRRQLRNLLTTLLLSTGVPMLVAGDELGRTQGGNNNAYCQDNEISWIDWTLLDDPDWRALFDLTARVIALRHAHPVLRRRAFFSGRAHSADGLRDLAWFTARGAEMTERDWYAPAATLGMYLSGRDIPGRDARGVPVTDDSFLAVLHAGDRPASFVLPGAPWADHYEVVVDTSQEEQGDTPGVVHRAGAAITVPARAVMLLKVG; this is translated from the coding sequence GGCCGTCCCCGTGTGGCCCGGTGCGCCGACCCCGCTCGGGGCGCGCTTCCGGACCGGTCCCGACGGTGTCTCGGGCACCAACTTCGCGCTGTGGGCGGGCGGTGCCGAGTCCGTCGAGCTGTGCCTGTTCGGCGACGCCGGGGACTCCGAAGGCTCGGGCGGCGAGGGCACCGAGATCCGGGTGCCCCTCACCGAGCTGACCCACGAGATCTGGCACGGCTTCGTGCCCGGCGTGCGGCCCGGGCAGCGGTACGGCTTCCGGGTGCACGGCCGCTGGGACCCGTGGACCGGCGCCCGATGGAACCCGGCGAAGCTGCTCCTCGATCCGTACGCCCGTGCCGTGGACGGCGACTTCACGCTGCCGCCGGAGGTGTACGGGCATGTGCGCGACTGGCCCCAGCAGCAGGTCGCGGACACCGTGCGCGACGACCGGGACTCCGCTCCCTACGTCCCCAAGGGTGTCGTCGTCCACGACGACGCGCCCGACGACGAATGGACGGACGACCGCCGTCCGAAGACGCCCTGGGCGGACTCGGTCATCTACGAGCTGCACGTGCGGGGCTTCACGAAGCTGCACCCGGACATCCCGGAGGAACTGCGGGGCACGTACGCGGGGTTGGCGCATCCGGCGGCGATCGAGCACCTGACCAGGCTGGGTGTGACGGCGGTGGAGCTGCTGCCGGTGCACCAGTTCGCGCACGAGGACCATCTGCTGCGCCGGGGCATGAAGAACTACTGGGGCTACAACTCGATCGGCTATTTCGCGCCGCACGCCGGGTACGCGGCCTCGGGGACGACCGGCCAGCAGGTCGGCGAGTTCAAGAGCATGGTGCGCGCGCTGCACGCCGCCGGTATCGAGGTCATCCTCGACGTGGTCTACAACCACACGGCGGAGGCGGGCGAGCTGGGCCCCACGCTGTCGCTGCGCGGCATCGACAACCGCGGCTACTACCGGCTGCAGAGCGACGCCCGGCGGTACACGGACTACACGGGCTGCGGCAACACCCTGCACGTCGTACAGCCGCACGTGCTGCGCCTGATCACGGACTCGCTGCGCTACTGGGTGACGGAGATGGGGGTGGACGGCTTCCGGTTCGACCTGGCGGCCGCGCTGGCCCGCTCCATGCACGACGTCGACATGCTGTCCCCGTTCCTGGCGGTCATCGCGCAGGACCCGGTACTGCGCCGGGTGAAGCTGATCGCCGAGCCGTGGGACGTCGGCTCCGGCGGCTACCAGGTGGGGGCCTTCCCTCCCCTGTGGACCGAGTGGAACGACCGCTACCGCAACGCCGTACGGGACTTCTGGCGGGGCGCGCTGCCGGACGTACGGGATCTCGGGTACCGGCTGTCGGGGTCGAGCGACCTGTACGCGTGGGGCGGGCGGCGGCCGTACGCCTCGGTGAACTTCGTGACGGCCCACGACGGTTTCACCCTGCGGGATCTGGTGTCGTACGAGCGCAAGCACAACGAGGCCAACGGAGAGGGCAACCGGGACGGCACGGACGACAACCGCGCCTGGAACTGCGGGACGGAGGGCGAGACGGAGGACGCCCGCGTACGGGGCCTGCGGCGCCGTCAGCTGCGCAACCTCCTCACCACGCTGCTGCTGTCCACGGGCGTGCCGATGCTGGTCGCGGGGGACGAGCTGGGGCGGACCCAGGGGGGCAACAACAACGCGTACTGCCAGGACAACGAGATCAGCTGGATCGACTGGACCCTGCTCGACGACCCCGACTGGCGGGCCCTCTTCGACCTGACCGCCCGTGTGATCGCCCTCCGCCACGCCCATCCCGTGCTGCGGCGGCGGGCCTTCTTCTCCGGCCGTGCCCACTCGGCCGACGGGCTGCGCGACCTGGCGTGGTTCACGGCCCGCGGCGCGGAGATGACGGAACGGGACTGGTACGCGCCCGCGGCGACGCTCGGCATGTACCTGTCCGGGCGGGACATCCCCGGCCGGGACGCGCGTGGCGTACCGGTCACGGACGACAGCTTCCTGGCCGTCCTCCACGCGGGTGACCGGCCCGCGAGCTTCGTCCTGCCCGGGGCGCCGTGGGCGGACCATTACGAGGTCGTCGTCGACACGTCGCAGGAGGAGCAGGGGGATACGCCCGGGGTGGTGCACCGGGCGGGGGCTGCGATCACTGTGCCGGCGCGGGCGGTGATGTTGCTGAAGGTGGGCTGA
- a CDS encoding putative leader peptide, whose amino-acid sequence MKLSADHPCVCVALVERRHVDLCRQSSAICR is encoded by the coding sequence ATGAAGCTGTCCGCTGATCACCCGTGCGTGTGCGTCGCGCTCGTGGAGCGGCGCCATGTCGATCTGTGCCGGCAGTCCAGCGCCATCTGTCGCTGA
- a CDS encoding response regulator encodes MTADATDDPTVEGTISLLVVDDHPVVRDGLRGMFESAPGFRVLGEASNGVEAVERAAALDPDVILMDLRMPGGGGVEAIAHLTRAGARAKVLVLTTYDTDSDTIPAIEAGATGYLLKDAPRDELFTAVRAAAQGRTVLSPAVASRLVSAVRTPRAPGNEPLSAREREVLTLVAKGTSNREIARELFISEATVKTHLTHLYTKLGVKDRAAAVATAYDRGILG; translated from the coding sequence ATGACAGCTGACGCGACAGACGACCCCACGGTGGAGGGGACGATCTCCCTCCTCGTCGTGGACGACCACCCCGTCGTACGGGACGGTCTGCGCGGCATGTTCGAGTCCGCGCCCGGTTTCCGCGTACTGGGAGAGGCGTCGAACGGCGTCGAGGCGGTCGAGCGGGCCGCCGCGCTCGACCCCGACGTGATCCTGATGGACCTGCGCATGCCGGGCGGCGGCGGTGTCGAGGCCATCGCGCACCTCACCCGCGCGGGCGCCCGCGCCAAGGTCCTCGTCCTGACGACGTACGACACCGACTCCGACACGATCCCCGCGATCGAGGCGGGCGCGACGGGCTACCTCCTCAAGGACGCACCCCGCGACGAGCTGTTCACCGCCGTACGCGCGGCCGCCCAGGGCCGTACGGTCCTCTCCCCGGCCGTGGCCTCCCGCCTGGTCTCCGCGGTCCGCACGCCCAGGGCCCCCGGCAACGAGCCCCTCTCCGCCCGCGAACGCGAAGTCCTCACCCTGGTGGCCAAGGGCACGTCCAACCGCGAGATCGCCCGCGAACTCTTCATCAGCGAGGCCACGGTCAAGACCCACCTGACCCACCTGTACACGAAGCTGGGCGTCAAGGACCGAGCGGCGGCGGTGGCCACGGCGTACGACCGGGGGATCCTGGGCTGA
- a CDS encoding sensor histidine kinase: MTEADQRIEHRWDQLHTWGPYGLLLVSTVLSVLAGELMEGPAEWYAAGALVVAAVALQLWHGPRRGRRTPSRGGTLYYVLRWVISFALTWLNPFFAFYASTGYFDTDELMSGTRRQRLGLFATVVVVAGAQAGGLPFHSPVQWVLFGVMIVANSALLMAVGHLNQQEEQRSRERAGTIAELERTNTALQQALDENAALHAQLLVQAREAGVADERRRLAAEIHDTIAQGLTGIIAQLQVVASAPDLPSARTHLDRASTLARHSLGEARRSVQNLAPVALENDGLPEALKKTVAEWGERTGVRAEFTVTGTAEQLHEEISATLLRIAQEALSNASRHAHATRLGLTLTFLGDEVILDIRDDGRGFDPLAVPARSTAAGFGLDGMRARAERVAGSLAVESEPGHGTALSARVPLVRHDS, from the coding sequence ATGACCGAGGCGGATCAGCGGATCGAGCACCGTTGGGACCAGCTCCACACCTGGGGTCCCTACGGGCTGCTTCTTGTCTCCACCGTCCTTTCGGTCCTCGCCGGCGAGCTCATGGAGGGTCCCGCCGAGTGGTACGCGGCCGGGGCGCTGGTGGTCGCCGCGGTGGCGCTCCAGCTGTGGCACGGGCCCCGCCGTGGCCGCCGGACCCCGTCCCGCGGCGGGACCCTCTACTACGTCCTGCGCTGGGTGATCTCCTTCGCCCTCACCTGGCTGAACCCGTTCTTCGCCTTCTACGCGTCCACCGGCTACTTCGACACCGACGAACTGATGTCCGGAACGCGCCGGCAACGGCTCGGCCTCTTCGCCACCGTCGTCGTGGTGGCGGGCGCGCAGGCCGGCGGGCTGCCGTTCCACAGCCCGGTCCAGTGGGTGCTGTTCGGCGTGATGATCGTCGCGAACAGCGCCCTGCTGATGGCGGTCGGTCATCTCAACCAGCAGGAGGAGCAGCGCTCCCGCGAGCGGGCCGGGACCATCGCCGAACTCGAACGCACCAACACCGCCCTGCAACAGGCCCTCGACGAGAACGCCGCCTTGCACGCCCAACTCCTCGTCCAGGCGAGGGAGGCCGGGGTCGCCGACGAACGCCGACGCCTCGCCGCGGAGATCCACGACACCATCGCCCAGGGCCTGACCGGCATCATCGCCCAGCTCCAGGTCGTCGCGAGCGCCCCCGACCTGCCCTCCGCCCGCACCCATCTCGACCGCGCCTCCACCCTCGCGCGCCACAGTCTCGGCGAGGCCCGCCGCTCCGTGCAGAACCTCGCCCCCGTGGCCCTGGAGAACGACGGACTGCCCGAGGCCCTGAAGAAGACGGTCGCCGAGTGGGGTGAACGGACGGGCGTACGCGCCGAGTTCACCGTCACCGGCACCGCCGAGCAACTCCACGAGGAGATCTCGGCGACCCTCCTGCGCATCGCCCAGGAGGCCCTGTCCAACGCCTCCCGGCACGCCCACGCCACCCGCCTCGGCCTCACCCTGACCTTCCTCGGCGACGAGGTGATCCTGGACATCCGCGACGACGGCCGCGGCTTCGACCCGCTCGCGGTCCCCGCCCGCTCCACCGCCGCCGGCTTCGGCCTCGACGGCATGCGCGCCCGCGCCGAACGCGTCGCCGGATCCCTCGCCGTCGAGTCCGAGCCGGGACACGGCACGGCCCTCTCAGCTCGCGTACCGTTGGTACGCCATGACAGCTGA
- a CDS encoding ABC transporter permease: MSTALGNAALGKTALVNPAVLKSEVRLFRREPGSLFWILGFPTLLLVILGSIPAFRDADPDFGGLRPVDAYVPVSVLLGLTVGGLQAMPQTLTGYRERGILRRMSTTPVRPAALLSAQMLLYGGAALTSSLLALAVGRLAFDVRLPEQPFGYALALVLAVLAALALGAVISALSRTTKIAGAIGSAVFFPAMFCAGVWMPVQTMPDVLARIVGCTPFGAAAEALNQAAAGDWPGWGHLGVLVAWTVLLTAAASRWFRWE, translated from the coding sequence ATGAGCACGGCCCTGGGCAACGCCGCCCTCGGAAAGACGGCCCTCGTCAACCCCGCCGTACTGAAGAGCGAGGTCCGTCTCTTCCGCAGGGAACCCGGCAGCCTCTTCTGGATCCTCGGCTTCCCGACCCTCCTGCTGGTGATCCTCGGCTCGATCCCCGCCTTCCGGGACGCCGACCCGGACTTCGGCGGGCTGCGCCCGGTCGACGCCTACGTCCCGGTGAGCGTGCTGCTCGGCCTGACCGTCGGCGGTCTGCAGGCGATGCCGCAGACCCTCACCGGCTACCGCGAGCGCGGCATCCTGCGCCGGATGTCCACCACCCCGGTCCGGCCCGCCGCCCTGCTGTCCGCGCAGATGCTGCTGTACGGCGGGGCCGCCCTGACGTCGTCCCTGCTCGCCCTCGCGGTCGGCCGCCTCGCCTTCGACGTACGACTGCCCGAGCAGCCCTTCGGATACGCGCTGGCCCTGGTTCTGGCCGTGCTTGCGGCCCTCGCCCTGGGCGCGGTGATCTCGGCGCTGTCCCGGACGACGAAGATCGCGGGCGCCATCGGGTCCGCCGTGTTCTTCCCGGCGATGTTCTGCGCGGGTGTGTGGATGCCGGTGCAGACCATGCCCGACGTACTGGCCCGGATCGTCGGCTGCACACCGTTCGGCGCGGCCGCCGAGGCGCTCAACCAGGCGGCGGCGGGCGACTGGCCGGGCTGGGGCCACCTGGGCGTGCTCGTGGCCTGGACGGTGCTGCTGACGGCCGCGGCGTCACGCTGGTTCCGGTGGGAGTAG
- a CDS encoding ABC transporter ATP-binding protein codes for MSSTPMIEVTDLRKSYGGWPAVDRVSFTVEEGEIFGVLGPNGAGKTTTVECVEGLRVPDAGRVRVTGLDPVTEHAATRRVLGAQLQESELQAKLTVREALELYAAFYTGPLDWRPLAERLGLTDKLTTRFAKLSGGQKQRLFIALALIGNPRIVVLDELTTGLDPRARRDTWELIEDIRANGVTVLLVTHFMEEAQRLCDRIAVIDKGRVAALDTPAGLIRRSAGATVISFTPSAQLDDRDLNALPGLASIEYKDGRVTLSGTDETVNAVVTLLARTHVTAHQLRVTDATLDDAFLDLTKNVTTDATKDSTTDAPSDATKEAAA; via the coding sequence ATGTCATCCACACCCATGATCGAAGTCACCGATCTGCGCAAGTCCTACGGCGGCTGGCCCGCCGTCGACCGCGTCTCCTTCACCGTCGAGGAGGGCGAGATTTTCGGCGTCCTCGGCCCGAACGGAGCCGGCAAGACCACCACCGTCGAATGCGTCGAGGGCCTGCGCGTACCCGACGCGGGCCGTGTCCGGGTGACCGGCCTCGACCCCGTCACCGAGCACGCGGCCACCCGCCGAGTGCTCGGCGCACAGCTCCAGGAGAGCGAGCTGCAGGCCAAACTCACCGTCCGCGAGGCCCTGGAGCTGTACGCCGCCTTCTACACCGGCCCGCTCGACTGGCGGCCCCTCGCCGAACGCCTCGGCCTCACCGACAAGCTCACCACCCGGTTCGCCAAGCTCTCGGGCGGCCAGAAACAGCGCCTGTTCATCGCGCTCGCCCTCATCGGCAACCCCCGGATCGTCGTCCTCGACGAGCTGACCACCGGCCTCGACCCGCGGGCCCGCCGCGACACCTGGGAGCTCATCGAGGACATCCGCGCGAACGGCGTCACCGTCCTGCTCGTCACGCACTTCATGGAGGAGGCGCAACGGCTCTGCGACCGGATCGCCGTGATCGACAAGGGCCGGGTGGCCGCGCTCGACACCCCGGCCGGTCTGATCCGCCGCTCGGCGGGCGCCACCGTCATCAGCTTCACCCCGTCCGCCCAGCTGGACGACCGCGACCTGAACGCGCTCCCGGGGCTCGCGTCGATCGAGTACAAGGACGGCCGCGTCACCCTGTCCGGCACCGACGAGACCGTCAACGCCGTCGTCACCCTCCTCGCCCGCACCCACGTCACGGCCCACCAGCTCCGCGTCACCGACGCCACGCTGGACGACGCGTTCCTCGACCTCACGAAGAACGTCACCACGGACGCCACCAAGGACTCGACCACGGACGCCCCGAGCGACGCCACGAAGGAGGCAGCGGCATGA
- a CDS encoding ABC transporter ATP-binding protein, with protein sequence MPTTPAPAADTPAEEAPETEPARSRSAVRSLLRLWPYVRPVRTRLFTAAVVAVLASCTGLVIPLVLKWIVDGPVADRDTGGVWLGALYLLLLGLAEAVLFGLRRWLVARPLAGVEASMRADLYRHLQRLPVVFHDRWPSGQLLSRGTTDLMLLRMFLAFPLTFLLVNGVTILVGFVIMLAQEWTLGLVLLAPAVPVMIVCWLFEKRYSKVARRAQDQVGDLTTLVEESVLGIRIIKGFGRHRSQALAFRDLSRTLRGTELAKARLLAWIFAAITILPELAIGAALVLGTVQVADGELSTGTLVAFLSTALALRWPLESIGFLLAMSQEAATATERYFEVMDAEPESGLVVPPRHAVAAEAGAKTGAAVGTGTVSATATATGGLRFHAVQFRYPDAPAGSAPVLDRIDLHIRPGETMALVGGTGTGKTTLTALVPRLHEVTAGRITLDGQDITEMPRETLRALVAVAFEEPTLFSASVGENVLMGAGAHAGETELNRALAVAQADFVHALPGDTDTQVGEQGLSLSGGQRQRLALARAVVGRPRFLVLDDPLSALDVHTEALVEAALRRVLADTTALVVAHRPSTVMLADRVALLSEGRITAVGTHHELLRTSAEYAWLMSGTAETATATSEGDNR encoded by the coding sequence ATGCCCACTACACCCGCGCCCGCCGCCGACACCCCTGCCGAGGAAGCCCCGGAAACCGAACCGGCCAGGAGCCGTTCCGCCGTACGAAGCCTGCTGCGCCTGTGGCCGTACGTGCGGCCCGTGCGCACGCGGCTCTTCACGGCGGCCGTCGTCGCGGTCCTCGCCTCGTGTACGGGGCTGGTGATTCCGCTCGTACTGAAGTGGATCGTGGACGGTCCTGTGGCCGACCGGGACACGGGCGGGGTGTGGCTCGGGGCGCTGTACCTGCTGCTGCTCGGGCTTGCCGAGGCGGTGCTGTTCGGGCTGCGGCGGTGGCTGGTGGCCCGGCCGCTCGCCGGGGTCGAGGCGTCGATGCGGGCGGATCTGTACCGGCATCTGCAGCGGCTGCCGGTGGTGTTCCACGACCGCTGGCCCTCCGGGCAGTTGCTGTCGCGCGGCACTACGGATCTGATGCTGCTGCGGATGTTCCTCGCCTTCCCGCTGACGTTCCTGCTGGTCAACGGCGTGACGATCCTGGTGGGCTTCGTCATCATGCTGGCCCAGGAGTGGACGCTCGGGCTGGTGCTGCTCGCGCCCGCCGTGCCCGTGATGATCGTCTGCTGGCTCTTCGAGAAGCGGTACTCGAAGGTGGCGCGGCGGGCGCAGGACCAGGTCGGCGATCTGACGACGCTCGTCGAGGAGAGTGTGCTCGGCATCCGGATCATCAAGGGCTTCGGGCGCCACCGCAGTCAGGCCCTCGCCTTCCGGGACCTCTCCCGCACCCTGCGCGGCACGGAGCTCGCCAAGGCACGGCTGCTCGCCTGGATCTTCGCCGCGATCACGATCCTGCCCGAACTCGCCATCGGTGCGGCGCTCGTGCTCGGGACGGTGCAGGTGGCCGACGGCGAGCTGTCCACCGGCACGCTGGTCGCCTTCCTGTCCACGGCTCTCGCGCTGCGCTGGCCCCTCGAGTCGATCGGCTTCCTGCTGGCGATGAGCCAGGAGGCGGCGACCGCGACGGAGCGGTACTTCGAGGTGATGGACGCGGAACCGGAGTCCGGCCTGGTCGTCCCGCCTCGGCACGCCGTGGCCGCAGAGGCGGGGGCGAAGACGGGCGCGGCCGTGGGCACCGGCACGGTCTCCGCCACCGCCACCGCCACCGGCGGACTCCGTTTCCACGCCGTCCAGTTCCGCTACCCGGACGCCCCGGCCGGCTCCGCTCCCGTACTCGACCGCATCGACCTCCACATCCGCCCCGGCGAGACCATGGCCCTCGTGGGCGGCACCGGCACCGGGAAGACGACGCTCACCGCGCTCGTCCCCCGGCTGCACGAGGTCACGGCGGGCCGGATCACCCTGGACGGCCAGGACATCACCGAGATGCCCCGGGAAACGCTGCGCGCACTCGTGGCGGTCGCCTTCGAGGAGCCGACCCTCTTCTCGGCGAGCGTGGGGGAGAACGTCCTCATGGGCGCCGGGGCCCACGCGGGCGAGACCGAGCTGAACCGCGCCCTGGCCGTCGCGCAGGCGGACTTCGTCCACGCGCTCCCCGGGGACACGGACACCCAGGTCGGCGAGCAGGGCCTCAGCCTCTCCGGCGGCCAGCGCCAGCGCCTCGCCCTGGCCCGGGCCGTGGTCGGCAGACCCCGCTTCCTCGTCCTGGACGACCCCCTGTCGGCCCTGGACGTACACACGGAGGCCCTGGTCGAGGCGGCCCTGCGCCGCGTCCTCGCCGACACGACCGCGCTGGTCGTGGCCCACCGCCCGTCCACGGTCATGCTCGCCGACCGGGTGGCCCTGCTCTCCGAGGGCCGTATCACCGCCGTCGGCACGCACCACGAACTGCTGCGTACGAGCGCGGAGTACGCCTGGCTGATGTCCGGGACGGCAGAGACAGCGACAGCGACGAGCGAGGGGGACAACCGATGA
- a CDS encoding ABC transporter ATP-binding protein, giving the protein MTAPTTTAPTDEEDRPAPPHRNGDPFDRDSLPAPPRATAGLLRSLLAPMKARVVLAAVLLLLQQAAVQAGPLLVAYAIDRAVPAFRGDDHGPLIAVAVAYVLASVAAGTLQYGFVLTSARVNQDVLLDLRGRIFRHAQALSVDFHERYTSGRLISRSTTDVESLRELLSEGLQELITVILSFVYISALLLWLDLGLGAVAVASFVPLYLLIRLYRRRAGRIYSIRSTAIAAVIVKFAETMNGIRPVRAFRREAVNDADFHVLNSRHERINGDAILEMARYVIGSRLVANTAVAGIVLWGAYRVASGSLALGVLAAAVLYLRRLYDPIDRLGMFLNSYQSAAASLEKIAGLLAQVPSVPEPARARALPELVSEHPGREVEFIDVRFAYRTGGEVLPSFSLTLPAGQTVAVVGSTGAGKSTLAKLLARFYDPTDGRVLLDGVDLRELSVRELRRGVVMVTQEAFLFSGTVAENIAIGRPDASREDIERAAKAIGAHDFISALPDGYDTDVRKRGGRISAGQRQLVAFARALLADPAVLILDEATSSLDVPGERAVQRAMDTVLRGRTAVVIAHRLSTVEIADRVLVMEHGRIVEDGSPAQLVADTGRFADLHQAWRDSLV; this is encoded by the coding sequence ATGACGGCGCCCACGACCACCGCGCCGACCGACGAAGAGGACCGGCCGGCACCTCCGCACAGGAACGGCGACCCCTTCGACCGCGACTCCCTCCCCGCTCCCCCGCGCGCGACGGCCGGCCTTCTGCGCTCCCTGCTCGCGCCGATGAAGGCCCGCGTCGTCCTCGCCGCGGTCCTGCTGCTGCTCCAGCAGGCCGCCGTGCAGGCGGGCCCGCTGCTCGTGGCGTACGCCATCGACCGTGCCGTACCGGCCTTCCGCGGCGACGACCACGGTCCGCTGATCGCCGTGGCGGTCGCCTACGTCCTGGCGTCGGTGGCGGCCGGCACGCTCCAGTACGGCTTCGTCCTGACCTCCGCCCGCGTCAACCAGGACGTCCTGCTCGACCTGCGCGGCCGGATCTTCCGGCACGCGCAGGCGCTCAGCGTCGACTTCCACGAGCGCTACACCTCGGGCCGGCTCATCTCGCGCTCCACGACGGACGTCGAGTCGCTGCGCGAACTGCTCAGCGAGGGACTCCAGGAGCTCATCACCGTCATCCTGTCGTTCGTCTACATCTCGGCGCTGCTGCTCTGGCTGGACCTGGGCCTCGGCGCGGTCGCCGTGGCCTCGTTCGTGCCGCTGTACCTCCTCATCCGGCTCTACCGGCGCCGCGCCGGACGGATCTACAGCATCCGCTCGACCGCCATCGCCGCCGTCATCGTGAAGTTCGCGGAGACGATGAACGGCATCCGGCCGGTGCGCGCGTTCCGCCGCGAGGCCGTCAACGACGCGGACTTCCACGTACTCAACAGCCGCCACGAACGCATCAACGGCGACGCCATCCTGGAGATGGCCCGCTATGTCATCGGCTCCCGGCTCGTCGCCAACACGGCGGTCGCGGGGATCGTGCTGTGGGGCGCCTACCGGGTGGCGTCGGGCTCGCTCGCGCTGGGTGTACTGGCCGCCGCGGTGCTGTACCTGCGCCGGCTGTACGACCCGATAGACCGGCTCGGCATGTTCCTCAACTCGTACCAGTCGGCGGCCGCGTCACTGGAGAAGATCGCGGGTCTGCTGGCCCAGGTCCCCTCGGTGCCGGAGCCCGCACGGGCGCGTGCGCTGCCGGAGCTCGTCTCCGAACACCCTGGCCGCGAGGTCGAGTTCATCGACGTCCGCTTCGCGTACCGCACCGGCGGCGAGGTGCTCCCGTCCTTCTCGCTGACCCTTCCGGCGGGCCAGACCGTCGCCGTGGTCGGCTCCACGGGCGCGGGCAAGTCGACACTCGCCAAGCTGCTGGCCCGCTTCTACGACCCCACGGACGGCCGGGTCCTCCTCGACGGCGTCGACCTGCGCGAGCTCTCTGTCCGCGAACTGCGCCGCGGGGTGGTGATGGTGACGCAGGAGGCCTTTCTCTTCTCCGGCACGGTCGCGGAGAACATCGCCATCGGCCGCCCGGATGCCTCCCGCGAGGACATCGAGCGGGCCGCGAAGGCCATCGGCGCCCACGACTTCATCAGCGCCCTGCCGGACGGCTACGACACGGACGTACGCAAGAGGGGTGGCCGCATCTCGGCCGGTCAGCGGCAACTCGTGGCGTTCGCACGGGCGTTGCTCGCCGATCCGGCGGTCCTGATCCTGGACGAGGCCACCAGTTCGCTGGACGTGCCGGGCGAGCGGGCGGTGCAGCGCGCGATGGACACGGTCCTGCGCGGCCGGACGGCGGTCGTCATCGCCCACCGTCTGTCGACCGTCGAGATCGCCGACCGGGTGCTGGTCATGGAGCACGGCCGCATCGTCGAGGACGGCAGCCCGGCCCAACTCGTCGCGGACACGGGCAGGTTCGCGGATCTGCATCAGGCGTGGCGGGACAGCCTCGTGTAG